The genomic interval AGGGCCACGCCCAGGTTCTGGTGAGCGGCCGCGTGGTTGGGGTCGAGGGCGATCGCCTGACGGTAGGCCGCAATTGCCTCGTCGAGGTAGCCCCGGGCTCGGTGGGCGGTGCCCAAGTTGTAGTGGGCCACCGCCAGGGTGGGGTCGGCGGCGATCGCCTGCTGAAACAGGTCGATAGCGGCCTCAAAATCCCCCTCAGCTTTCTTCAAACTGCCGCAGTTGATCCACGCGCCCAGCTTGAGCACCGGGGGCACCGCCTCGGCCAGGGCGGCCTGGTACTCGCGGGCGGCCTGCTCGGGCTGGGAGGCCAGGGCCAGGGCGCGGTGGTAGTGCAGCTCGTAGCGGGTGATCTCATCAAGGGCACCTGCCTGCTCCAGGGCGCGGTTCAGCAGGGGCAGAGCCGCTGCATTCTGGTCGGACTCGATGTAGAGGGCGGCCAGCTTGTTCAGTAGGTAGCCGTCGTCGGGGTGGTCGGCCAGGTAGCCTTCCATAATGGTGCGGGCGCGATCGAACTTGCCCCGCTGCATCACCACCGCCGGGTCGTAGCCCGTGTGGTGCAGGGCGGGCTCGGCCAGGGTCACCACCTGCCAGTGGGGAGACTGCGCCTGGAGGGCCGCAACGGCGTCGTCTACGGTTTCGTGGTAGGGGCGGCTGAAGCTGACCTCGCTCAGGCGGCGAAAAAATCGGGTGATCAGCGTGTAGGGGGCCTGGGGCGCACCCAGCTCCAGGCGCAGCAGGTTCACCGCCAGCACGTCGGCGGCGGCGACCTCCCCCAGGGGCTGCCCCCGGTCAAGGGCCATCAGCACCTGGGCGGTTTGGGGCAGCAGCACCTCGTCGGCATCGAGCACCAGCACCCAATCGCCGGTGGCGTGGCGCAGCGATGCGTTGCGGGCGGCAGCAAAGTCGTTGGTCCAGTCAAAGCGGTGAACCTGGGCTCCGTGGGCCTCAGCGATCGCCACCGTGTCGTCGGTGGAGCCGGTATCGACCACAATGATTTCTCCCACCACCCCCTGCACACTGGCCAGGGTGCAGGGCAGGCTTGCCGCCTCGTCTTTGACAATCATGCAGAGGCTGATCATTACCCTTCTCCCAGCGCCTGTTTCGCCCGCGCGATCGCCTGACGCACCTGCTCAAAGCCGGTGCCGCCGTAGCTATTGCGGGCTGAAACCACCTGCTGCGGGGCGATCGCCGCGTAGATGTCGTCCCCAAAGGCGGGATGGATTGCCTGCCACTCCGCCAGGGTGAGTTCCCGCAGCAGCTTGCCCGCCGCCAGCGAGGTTTTGACCACCTGGCCCACCAGGTTGTAGGCCTCGCGGAAGGGGATGCCCCGCGCCGCCAGGTAGTCGGCCACATCGGTGGCGTTGGCATAGTCTTCGTTGACGGCTTGGCGCAGGCGCGGCACCTGAAACACCACCCCCTCCCCCAGCAGAATGGTCATCGCCTCCAGACAGCCCTGGACGGTTTGCACGGTGTCAAAAATCGCCTCTTTGTCCTCCTGGAGGTCTTTGTTGTAGGCCAAAGGCAGCCCCTTCATCATCACCAGCAGCCCCTGTAGGTGGCCGAACACGCGCCCGGTTTTGCCCCGCACCAGCTCGGGTACGTCGGGGTTCTTCTTCTGGGGCATGATGCTGGAGCCGGTGGAGCAGCTGTCGTTGAGGGTGATAAAGCTAAACTCCTCCGAGGCCCAGAGAATCATTTCCTCCGATAGGCGCGACAGGTGCACCATGATCAGGCTGGCGGCGCAGGCAAACTCAATCGCAAAGTCGCGATCGCTCACCCCGTCCAGGCTGTTGCCGTAGACCCGCTCAAACCCCAGCAGCTCGGCTGAATACTGGCGATCGATGGGGAAGGTGGTGCCCGCCAGCGCGCCGCTGCCCAGGGGCAAAATGTTCACCCGCTTTTGGATGTCACCCAGCCGCTCCCAGTCCCGCTGAGCCATATCAAAGTAGGCCAGCAGATGGTGGGCCAGACTCAGGGGCTGGGCCCGCTGCAGGTGGGTATAGCCGGGGATCAGGGTTTCCACATGGACCTCGGCCAGATCGAGCAGGGTCTGCTGAAACTGGCGCAACTGCCCCTGAATGCCTTCGATCTGGGCCCGCAGGTAGAGGCGCACGTCGGTGCCCACCTGGTCGTTGCGGGATCGGGCCGTGTGCAGCTTTTTGCCCACATCGCCAATCAACTCGGTCAGCCGTCGCTCCACGGCGAAGTGCACGTCCTCGGCCTCCACGCCGGGGGCAAAGCTGCCGCAGCGGTACTCCTGGCGAATGGTCTCCAGACCGTTCACGATCTGCTCCCCTTCCTCAGGGCTGAGAATGCCGGTCTTGACCAGCATTTTGGCGTGGGCCTCAGAGCCGGTGAGGTCGTACTCGATCAGCTCGATGTCGAAGCCGATGCTGGCGTTGAACACCGCGATCGCAGGATGCAGCGCTGTTTCAAAGCGCTGGCTCCAGGTCTGGGGATTGGGCGTTTCCATGGGCAGGCTAGTGCGTTTAAGCGATTGCGGTTAAAAAGCGGTCAGGTTGCGGATCATATAGCCAAGCACAATGCCAAACAGCAGCGCCCACAGCTGGCCCGACTCGACAAAGTTATTCCAGATATCGACCATATCGCCGAGAATATCCTGGTCAAACTGCTGGGCCAGTACGGGGGAGAGGGGGGCTGAAGACGGCGAGAAGCCTGCCATTCCGGCTACGGCCAGGGGCTCCACTCCGGTAAAATAGCCGCTGAACCCATCCCCGGTATCCAGACTGACGGGGCGAAGGACTGTATCTATAGAAAGGGACTGAGCCGCGCTTTGAAACAGAGAGTTGGGCAGAGAAGAACCGTGAGGCTGGGGTATAGCGTCCATGGCACCGTGACGACCTGAACATGGTTAACACCCAACAGACTATCACCATACCGCAGCGACCGAGCCTCTGGAACCCAAAAACGGTCAGCGCTTTAGCGGTTTTGATCGGCCTCGGCCTGGCCGCGTACCAGGCGGGGCTGGGCCGACCCGGCTTGGTGCTGATCAACTGGGGCGGCTGGCCGCAGCTGCGGGAGTTCTGGCTGGCCAGTCTGCACCCCGACCTCAGCCCGGAGTTTGTGGCGCTGATGGGCCGCGCGGCGCTAGTCACCCTGGCCTACGCGGTGCTGGGCACCACCCTCAGCGTGGGGCTGGGGCTGGTGGGGGGAGTGCTCTCCTCGGCGGTGTGGTGGCAAACGCTGCTGCCTGGCGGCGGGCCGCGTCAGGGGCTGCGCCAGGGCCTGTGGCTGGGGGTGCGGGGGCTACTGGCCTTTCCCCGCGCCATCCACGAGCTGATCTGGGGACTGGTGCTGCTGCAGGTGCTGGGGCTGGACCCCATGGTGGGGGTGCTGGCGATCGCGATTCCCTTTGGCGCGATCGTGGCCAAGGTGTTCTCAGAAATTTTGGACGAAACCCCCCAGGAGCCGCTGTACGCGCTCCTGAACGCTGGTGCGCCGCCGCTGGCGGCCCTGGTCTACGGCCTGCTGCCCCAGGCGTTGCCCAACCTGCTCTCCTATACCTTCTACCGCTTTGAGTGCTCCCTGCGGTCCTCGGCGGTGCTGGGCATCATTGGAGCGGGGGGACTGGGCTACGAAATTTTTCTCAGCCTGCAGTCCCTGCGCTATGAGCAGCTGTGGACCGGATTTTACGCGCTGATTCTGCTCAACGGGGCCGTCGATGCCTGGAGTGGCCTGGTGCGCCGCCGCATGGGCTTTACCAGCCGCCTCGACATCAACCGCAAACCGGGGGATGTTGCCCCCCGGCCTGGACTGAAGGCCCCCCGCCAGGACCGATGGCTGCGGCTGTCCTGGTTGGGGGTGGTGCTGGCCATCCCCCTGAGCGGGTGGTTTCTGGGGCTGGATGTGGCGGTGCTGTGGTCGGCTCGCACCCAGCGGCTGCTGGGCGAACTCCTGGCCACCGGCTGGCCGTCCCCGCCGAGCTGGCCTGAGATCATAAATCTGGCCCAGCTCGCCTGGCTGACGCTGGCCATGTCCATGGTGGCGATCGCCCTGGCAGGCCTCTTCGGCATTTTCGTCTCGCTGCCGGCGGCCCAAAACCTGCTGCTGCCGGGGGGGCTCCTGCAGCCGATCGGGCAACATCGGCCCTGGCCCTGGGTGGAGTACGGACTGCTGGGCCTCAGCCGACTGGTGCTGCTCATCAGCCGCGCCATCCCGGCCCCGATCTGGGCGCTGGTGCTGCTGTACATGCTGTTTCCGGGGGTGCTGCCCGGAGCCCTGGCCCTGGCCCTGCACAACTTCGGCATTCTGGGCCGGCTGATGGCCGAGGTGAACGAAAACCTGGACGATCGCCCTGTGCGTGCCCTTTCGGCCCTGGGGGCTGGCCCCGGCGCGGTCGTAGCCTACGGCATTTTGCCGCAGAATTTGGGGCGCTTTCTAGCCTACATTCTCTATCGCTGGGAAGTGTGCCTGCGCGAAACCGTGATTGTGGGTCTGGTGGGAGCCGGGGGGCTGGGCCGCCTGCTGACGGAGCAAATCAGCAGCTTCGACTACCGCGGCGTGACGATTACCCTGGCGGTGTTTGTCGCCCTCACCTTTGGCGTGGATGCGGTGAGCCAGCAGCTGCGCGGAGTGCTGAGGGAGTGAGGGGTAGAGGGTAAGGGGTCAGGGGTAGAGGGTAAGGGGTCAGGGGTAGAGGGTAAGGGGGCAGGTGCAAGCCGCAGCCGTCAACCCAAAACCCCACTCCCCACTCCCCACTCCCCACTCCCTACTCCTTACTCCTTACCTCGCCAGTCGGGACACTCCCCACCCCCCTGCCAACCGTGGGGATGGATGGCGCACACCAGAATACAGCGCTTGGCGCGGCTGGTCCCGTAGGCAATGCCATGGTAGTTGGTGCAGCCCTGGCAGGGGCTGGGCCGATGGGTGGGGATTGCCTGAAACCCCACCTGCGATCGCAGAATTTGCTGCTTGCTCTGTTTGCGATGCCACTGCTCGTAGGCCCGTCGGCGGCACAGATCGTTGGCTCGGTAGAAGAGTTCGTTGGTCACGCTCATGACCTATCCTCCCTGTAGGGGCTGATGACGCGGGACGCGCCGGGGTAGCTGTGGATGAAGGCTAATCAGTCAGCCGCTGCCAACCGCTTATCTGCACAGTACCAGCGATGGCCCTAAAACTAGACTACCCAACGGAGCAGAGCGATTCGGTAAACGTTAATGGGTTGCAATGTCGCGTTTTGACCCTGGGGCGTATTGTCAATTCTAATTACACGTCTTATCTCGTCAGGGTTGCCACGCCCGACACCAAACTCAGGCTAGCGCGCCACCCAACCTACGGGAACCCTAATTTTTAGCTTTGACGCTGCACTAGTCTAGAGTAGCGGCTGAGGAGAATGGATTCCCGTAGACCCATCCGGCCGCAGTGTTATGCAGAAGCCGCATTGATTATCGCAAATAACGCATATTACGGAACCGCAACAGTCAATGGTGTGCTAGGCGACAAAATTACAGCATTTGTTAATGGCACAGCCTCTTCATTAAGGGGAAAATAAGCGCAAGCTGCTAGTCAAACCCTAAAAACTATCAGTAAACTGGGATACGGAATCTAAAGATTCTTGTCTGGCTTATTTGACCTTTGTCTTGTGCAGCTCCTCCGTCGTTAACTGGGTTTAGGTATGCTTCAGTCCCTCCACTATTCCATCGACATCATTCGTGACGAAGCCCGACAGCTGATTCAAAAGGGCGTAGTTAGCCGTCAGCAGCCCATCTATACCCTCTGCCGTCACATCCCCGCCCGCGAGTGGGCACTGGTGGAGACTGAGCTAGAGTCTTCGGGTTTTCTACTGCGCGATCGCGTGGGCGATCTCATGGGCCGCGAAGACTGGGAAAACGACTAGACTGTCACTCCCGTGGCCATTTCAACCGTTATCCAAACAAACTGAGCTGGGTCGAGGAGGCTTCTTCCTCGGCCCTTTGTTGTGCGACCACATCCCACAGCAGCGGGGGCAGTGGGGCACCGGCCTGCTGTAGCTGGTGATAGACCTCGCGGGCCACCGCTGGGGACCGGGCCTCCTGGGGACAGTGGGCAAAGAAATAGACGTCGGTACCCCCCGCCAGCCACTGGCACAGCCGGGGCACCCACTCGTCGAAGTAGGGCTGGTTGTAAGCCAGGTTAGGGTGGCTGATGTAGCGCACGATCGTAAACGCCGCCGTCACCTCAGGCTGTAGCGGCAGCTTGGGCTTTTTGCGCTCTGAGCCGATCTGCGGGTCGTCACTGGGGGTATTGATGCAGTCGTAGATCGGTCGGGTATCCAGCAGCACCCGACCCACCCCCAGGCCGGTGAGCAACTGGTTGAGGCGGGTGGCGTGGGGCTCGGCAAACCACCCCAAGTGGCGCACCTCCACGGCGATCGGGGACTGCTGCCGGGGCCAGCGGGCGAGAAAATCCCTCAGATCGGCCAGGTGCTCGGGGCCGTAGGTGGGCGGCAGCTGAATGAACAGTGGCCCCAGGCGATTCTCCGCTGGAGCTGCGCCAACGCCCAGGGGCATCAGCGTCTGTAGAAATCGGTGGGATGCTTCGACAAAGGGCACCAGTTTGCCCTGGTGGGAAAACGCGCGGGGCAGCTTAGGGCAAAACCGAAACCCTGGGGGCATGGTGGCCGCCCAGCGATCGATGGTTTTGGCGTCAGGCATGGAGTAGAAGGTGGTGTTGCCCTCCACGGCGGTCATGCGATCGCCGTAGAGTCGCAAAAAGTCTCCCGCCTTGCTGCCCCTGGGGTAAAAGCTGCCCACCCAGTCTTTGAACGCCCACACGGCGCACCCGGTAAAGTAACGTCCTGCCATGGCTTTCCTACTACCCTGCCCGATTCTAGTTTAAGGAAGGGTTGCCCGGAGTTTTGGACGCTCCCGTCAGGGTTCGTTATGCTGAAACCCCACTTGGCAAAGGTAATCTTTGTCCCTCTCCCTGCCGTTTACCGTGCTATCCATGGAATCTTCCTCTGTTCTGGCTGCTCTCCATCCCGACTCGATGGTGATTGCCCCTGGCACCCAGGTCAACCTGAAAGACTTTGACTCGGGCTTTACCGGTGCCCTGAAGAAAAAAGAGGCCAAGGACCTTTTGCAGGTCAGCGTAGGGGAACTGGCCAAGTACCAGGACGTGCTCTACGCCCAAAACACCTACGCCCTGCTGCTGATCTTTCAAGCGATGGACGCAGCGGGTAAAGACAGCACGATTAAAAACGTGCTGTCGGGGGTGAACCCCCAGGGTTGCCACGTGGTCAGCTTTAAGCAGCCCTCCAGCGAAGAACTCGACCACGACTACCTGTGGCGGGCCAGCAAAGCCCTGCCCGAGCGCGGCAAAATCGGCGTGTTTAACCGCTCTTACTACGAAGAGGTGCTGATCGTGCGGGTGCATCCCGAAATTTTGAACACCCAGCAGCTGCCCGACAGCCTCAAGAGCGAAAACCTTTGGCAGCAGCGATTTGAAGACATCAACAACTTCGAAAAATACTTGGTCAACAACGGCATTCTGGTGATGAAATTCTTTCTCAACGTGTCGAAGGAGGAGCAGCGGCAGCGGTTTCTCAAGCGGATTAATCGCCCCGACAAAAACTGGAAATTTTCGGTCGGCGACGCCAAAGAGCGCGGCCACTGGGACGACTACCGCATCGCCTACGAAGACGCCCTTACCCACACCAGTACCGACTGGGCCCCCTGGCACGTCATACCCGCTGACCACAAGTGGTTTACCCGCCTGGCGGTGGCCAGTCTAGTCCAGCAGAAGCTGGAGTCGCTAGATCTGGCCTACCCCGTACTGGAGGAAAACCATTTGGAGCGGCTGCAGGAGGCAAAGGTGATGCTGGAAAGTGAGGAGGAGTAGGTGAGTGGGGGGTGGATAAGGGAATGGAGGGATGAGGGGATGAGGAAGTCTTAGGTTTTGGATTTGGACTTACCCTTCCTCACCTCCTCATCTTCCTCACCTCCTCACCATTCCGTTTTCCGCCAACCGCGCGGCGACTCGAAACAACTGCGCCTCCTGATACGGTGCGGCTATCAGCTGAACACCCACGGGCAGTTGTCCCGGTCGGTGAATGGGCACAGAGAGCACCGGCAACCCGATAAACGAAAGGGGCTGGGTGTAAAACCCCAGGTGGGGGCGCAGGGGGTAGGTGTCGCCGTCGATCTCTAAGATGGTTTGGTCGAGGGGTGGGGCGACGCAGGGGGTGGTTGGGGCAATCAGTACGTCGTAGGGCTGAAAGATGTCGCGGACGCGATCGCGGTACCAGCGCCGCAGCCGCTGGGCCTGCAGGTACCAGGCGGCAGGAATCATCGCTCCGGCCAAAAAGCGATCGCGGGTGGCTGGGTCAAAGTCCATCGGGCTCTGGCGCAGTCGTTCCAGATGCAGTTGGCTGCCCTCGCAGGCGGTGATGATGTAGGCGGCGGCCCGAGCCCGGTGGGTTTCGGGAAATTCTACCTGTGCAGAGACTCCTAGGGCATGGAGTACTTCGGTCAAAACCTTGCGCACCAGCGGCTCCATGCCCCGCTCAAAATGCCCCCCCAGTTGGGCAATCCGCAGCCCCTCGGTTCCCTGGGTAAGGGCGGGAGTGACGGGCACTGGGGGCCGTTGGGTACAGACGGGGTCGCCTGGGTCTGGCCCCTGCATAGTGTCGTAGATGGTGGCGAGGTCGGCGAGGGACCTGGCCATTGGCCCCACATGGTCTAAGCTGCTGGAGAATAAAAACGACCCTGCCCGCGACAGCCTGCCGTAGGTGGGCTTGAGGCCGTAGATCCCGCACAGCGCAGCGGGTACGCGAATCGAGCCATTGGTGTCGGAGCCGAGGCTAAAGGGCACCAGCCCCGCCGCCACCGCCGCCGCCGACCCGCCCGAGGAGCCGCCCGCCATCCGCGTCGGGTCGTGGGGATTGGGGGTGGTGCCGTAGTGGGCGTTGATGGTGACAAAGCCGTAGGCGTACTCGTCCATATTCAGCGCTCCCACCAGCACCGCCCCGGCCTGCTGGAGGCGGGCGATCGCCGTAGCATCCTTTACCGCTGGGGGATGGCTCTGGTTGAGCTTGGCCCCCGCGATTGTAGTCAGCCCCGCAATGTCAAACAGGTTTTTGACGGCAAAGGGAACGCCCGCCAGGGGGCCGGGGTTTTCCCCTGCGGCGACGGCAGTGTCGATGGCCTGGGCCTGCGATCGCGCCCGTGCTGCCGTCACCGCCGTAAAGCAGTTCAGCGCTGGGTCGCGAGTGGCGATATCGTCCAGCGCCCCCTCCACCACCGTGGCCGCACACAGTTTCCCGGCCTTAACGGCAGCGGCCAGGGCCAGGGAATCGGGCGGTTTGCTCATGGCTCAAAGGTGGCAGCACTTTCCACCGGATCTGGCAGCGGAAAGGTCAGCACGGGCTGGGCCAGCTCCCACAGGTGCTCCACATTGGCCACCACCCCCGGTTTAATCTCGGCGGGAATGGAAAGCCCCAGGGATGTGGCGATCGCATCAATATAGTTGGTCAGGGCAGTTGAGTCAGGCGGTCCAGCGCTCATGTCGCTCAATAACATCTACAACGTACTAATCCAGTTCACCCTTTTGCTTTGCCAAAAATGGCTCAGTAAAGCGAACGCAATCCAGACATGAGCTAAGTTTATCCCAGTTCTGCAATGAGCAATAATGCTCAGGGCGGCTCAGAGGTGTGTAGCCCAATGGCTACTTTTGCGCTTGCAGAAAAAAATATCTCCAACGCCGTGCTCCTGATGGTCATACCCTCTACTCCGACAAAGGTGGCCACCATTGAGATCGTGGGATGGATAATCGGTTAAACCGTTGCGGCTAAATCAGCCCCTTGTTCGTGGGGAATCCCTCCCTGTAGCCCCTGATCCGCAAACAGCGCCCCTTCACCCCACACTATCCAACTCCTGCTGCCAGATCTGCTCCTGCAGGGCCTCGTTCTCCAGGCTGAGGGCCACCGCTCGCTGCTTCAGGCCGTCGCGTTCGGCAGCGATCTCCTGGCAGCGGTACTTGAGGCTGGTCTGCTGGTGGAACTGCTGCCCCAGCTCGGTGCTGAGTTCGGCGATTTTTTGCCGCTGGGCCTCAATGATGGCCCGCAGTGCCACGGGATCGTCCGCCTCTGAGGGTTGCTCTGGGGAAGCGGGGGGCAGGGCGAGAGACATGGGCGGTTCGATCCCCCCCCCTACCCCCTGGTGGGATGCGTTGACGTAGGCCTGCATCCGGGCCAGGGTAACCTGGTGGCGGGTGAGGGTGTTGTCGAGGTGCTGAATGTGCTGCTGGGCCGCCTGGAGCTGGCTGCTAAGGCTAACCGTGAGCGATCGCGCGATCATCACCTCAGAGTTCAAATCCAAATTTTGCCCGGAGGGGCGACCCAGGGCCAAGTTCTGGTAGTGGTTCTTGAGCCGCACCAGGTAGTCCTGCACCTCGGCCTGGCCCTGCTGAATCCGCACCCGCAGCCGCTCTAGCTCCAGCTGCTGGTCGGTCACCAGGCCTGTCACCCCACCCAGCAGCTGGTCGAGAACCTCGTGCTGCCACTGGTCTTTGGCCTCGAGCTGCTGCTTGAGGTTGACAATGATTTTTTGCTGAACGTTGGAATATTCTTCGGTTTGGACGAGATGAGCCTGGAGCATCTGGTGGTTAGCCAACTGCTCCTGCATGTCTTCTAGGGATTCTTTGGCCTGGTCGAGGGCCTGCTGCAGCAAACAAACACGTTGAACCAGCTTGAAGTCCAGCGAGCTTTCCTGGAACATAAGCGAAACCGATGAAGAGGAACTCGGAGCAGGGTGACGATTTTGAACGGTAGACGGAAACGGTAGGGGCGGTCGTAGGGGCGCTTTGGCGGGGGTAAGCTGTACCCTATCAGGCCGGGCCTGGACGCAACTGTGGGGGGCACTACTTTAGGACTGAACCCTACTGAAACTTTACACGGCGGCGGGGATTAGATCGATAGGGGCCGCACCCTGCTTCAACCGCGACGGTGGCCTGGCTAAAAGCCCGGAATCAGGCTCCACAGGCTGAGGCCCAGCAGGACCGTGCAGGCGTGCTGAAGCCAGCGCTGCAAACTCGACTGGCGACCAATTTTGGTGGTTAGCCACACCGACAACCCCATTCCCAACAGCAGCGTTGCTCCCTGTAGAAAGGCTACCACTGCTGGGTGGGCAACCCAAACCGGCAGATTTGCCCCTGAGAGTCCAAAGGTGGCTAAAGACACGGGCAAAACGCGCCCCCCCTCCCCCAGACCCAGGCGCAAATAATGGGCCAAATTGGCCGCCCACACCAGGGGCAGATAGCCGTAGGCCAGCCGCACCACAGGTCGGGGGGATAGGCCCCGGGACTTGCGCCAGAGCCCCTGCGCCCCCTCCACCCCCAGGGGTAGCAGGGCGGGCAGCGCCAGCACCCCCAGGGAGACCAGGCTGTGGCCCAGCACTGTCTCTGTGGGCAGCTGAATGCCCAGCCGGGTCTGGATTTCAGGCAGACGGTGCAGGTACACTGCCCCCAGCAGCAAAAACATCAGCGCCACCTCAGCGGCGCGGGGGCGGTGGGTGGTCCACAGCTCGATACCGGGGGGGCGCAGGTTTAGTTCGACGGAGCGGTGGGGGCAGGCCTTGAGACAGGTCATGCAGAGCACGCAGTCGCGGTTGTCTTCCAACTGGGCCGGGTGGGAGTACAGGGGGCAACCGTTGGTCTCCTGGCCCTCCCCTTTGGCGGGGCCGCCCTTGTAGCACTGGTAGGTGGTGCACTCCGCCGAGCAGGTGCCCTGCTGCGCCCGCAGCTCGGTCACGGAGAGCTTGGCGAACATCCCGTTCATGCCGCCGATGGGGCACAGGTAGCGGCACCAAAACCGGCGCTCAAACAGGGCCGAGAAGATCATCGCTCCGGCGGTGATCAGCAGCAGCAGGCAGGCGGAGAGGTAGGCGGTGTTTTCTAGATTCCACACCTCTTCCCACACCAAGATCAGGGCAAATAGGGCGAACAGAAACCAGGCGCCCCAGCGCTCGGCGGCCTGACGGGGCCAGCGTTTGAGTTTTCCCGGAAATAGCCGCTGCGAAATCCACTGGGTGACTTCGCCGTAGATCATAAACGGGCACACCGCGCACCACAGCCGCCCCACAACCGGAAAGCTCAGCAGCACCAGGGGCCACCACCAGGCCCAAAACACGGTCAGCGCCACGTTCTGGTCTCGCGCCTGGGGGCCAAGCCAGAGCACCGCCACGACGACGGCAAACAGGCCCAGGGTAAGGCCGTAGTTGATGCGATCGGGCCACCAGGGGCTGCGCAGAAACCGGCGCAGGCCGGGGTAGCGGTTGAGCAGGTTCAGCCGCAGCTGTTTCTTTTTGCTTTGGGCGGGCCAGATGATTTCTTCGGTGATCAGGCCGCCGCCGGAGAGCTGGGCCGCCGCCCGCTCCACCAGGTTCTCCAGCTCCCGCAGGTTGTTGGGGAAGTCGTAGGACTGCAGGCGGCGAATGGCCTCGGGGGCAACGGTGATGCGCCCGGTACCCCGGCGGCGGCAGATTAGCGACAGGTAGTAGTTGACCCAGTCTTCGATGTCGGCCTTGCGCACCCGCAGGGGCGGCACCTTGATGGTGTCGTCG from Leptolyngbya sp. KIOST-1 carries:
- a CDS encoding tetratricopeptide repeat protein, which gives rise to MISLCMIVKDEAASLPCTLASVQGVVGEIIVVDTGSTDDTVAIAEAHGAQVHRFDWTNDFAAARNASLRHATGDWVLVLDADEVLLPQTAQVLMALDRGQPLGEVAAADVLAVNLLRLELGAPQAPYTLITRFFRRLSEVSFSRPYHETVDDAVAALQAQSPHWQVVTLAEPALHHTGYDPAVVMQRGKFDRARTIMEGYLADHPDDGYLLNKLAALYIESDQNAAALPLLNRALEQAGALDEITRYELHYHRALALASQPEQAAREYQAALAEAVPPVLKLGAWINCGSLKKAEGDFEAAIDLFQQAIAADPTLAVAHYNLGTAHRARGYLDEAIAAYRQAIALDPNHAAAHQNLGVALFKLGQLPEALQAFQRAIALYDTTDPATAASLRQGVAKLGIPTGLLAQTGLV
- the argH gene encoding argininosuccinate lyase; its protein translation is METPNPQTWSQRFETALHPAIAVFNASIGFDIELIEYDLTGSEAHAKMLVKTGILSPEEGEQIVNGLETIRQEYRCGSFAPGVEAEDVHFAVERRLTELIGDVGKKLHTARSRNDQVGTDVRLYLRAQIEGIQGQLRQFQQTLLDLAEVHVETLIPGYTHLQRAQPLSLAHHLLAYFDMAQRDWERLGDIQKRVNILPLGSGALAGTTFPIDRQYSAELLGFERVYGNSLDGVSDRDFAIEFACAASLIMVHLSRLSEEMILWASEEFSFITLNDSCSTGSSIMPQKKNPDVPELVRGKTGRVFGHLQGLLVMMKGLPLAYNKDLQEDKEAIFDTVQTVQGCLEAMTILLGEGVVFQVPRLRQAVNEDYANATDVADYLAARGIPFREAYNLVGQVVKTSLAAGKLLRELTLAEWQAIHPAFGDDIYAAIAPQQVVSARNSYGGTGFEQVRQAIARAKQALGEG
- a CDS encoding PhnE/PtxC family ABC transporter permease, with product MVNTQQTITIPQRPSLWNPKTVSALAVLIGLGLAAYQAGLGRPGLVLINWGGWPQLREFWLASLHPDLSPEFVALMGRAALVTLAYAVLGTTLSVGLGLVGGVLSSAVWWQTLLPGGGPRQGLRQGLWLGVRGLLAFPRAIHELIWGLVLLQVLGLDPMVGVLAIAIPFGAIVAKVFSEILDETPQEPLYALLNAGAPPLAALVYGLLPQALPNLLSYTFYRFECSLRSSAVLGIIGAGGLGYEIFLSLQSLRYEQLWTGFYALILLNGAVDAWSGLVRRRMGFTSRLDINRKPGDVAPRPGLKAPRQDRWLRLSWLGVVLAIPLSGWFLGLDVAVLWSARTQRLLGELLATGWPSPPSWPEIINLAQLAWLTLAMSMVAIALAGLFGIFVSLPAAQNLLLPGGLLQPIGQHRPWPWVEYGLLGLSRLVLLISRAIPAPIWALVLLYMLFPGVLPGALALALHNFGILGRLMAEVNENLDDRPVRALSALGAGPGAVVAYGILPQNLGRFLAYILYRWEVCLRETVIVGLVGAGGLGRLLTEQISSFDYRGVTITLAVFVALTFGVDAVSQQLRGVLRE
- a CDS encoding DUF4327 family protein; translated protein: MLQSLHYSIDIIRDEARQLIQKGVVSRQQPIYTLCRHIPAREWALVETELESSGFLLRDRVGDLMGREDWEND
- a CDS encoding DUF72 domain-containing protein yields the protein MAGRYFTGCAVWAFKDWVGSFYPRGSKAGDFLRLYGDRMTAVEGNTTFYSMPDAKTIDRWAATMPPGFRFCPKLPRAFSHQGKLVPFVEASHRFLQTLMPLGVGAAPAENRLGPLFIQLPPTYGPEHLADLRDFLARWPRQQSPIAVEVRHLGWFAEPHATRLNQLLTGLGVGRVLLDTRPIYDCINTPSDDPQIGSERKKPKLPLQPEVTAAFTIVRYISHPNLAYNQPYFDEWVPRLCQWLAGGTDVYFFAHCPQEARSPAVAREVYHQLQQAGAPLPPLLWDVVAQQRAEEEASSTQLSLFG
- a CDS encoding polyphosphate kinase 2 family protein produces the protein MESSSVLAALHPDSMVIAPGTQVNLKDFDSGFTGALKKKEAKDLLQVSVGELAKYQDVLYAQNTYALLLIFQAMDAAGKDSTIKNVLSGVNPQGCHVVSFKQPSSEELDHDYLWRASKALPERGKIGVFNRSYYEEVLIVRVHPEILNTQQLPDSLKSENLWQQRFEDINNFEKYLVNNGILVMKFFLNVSKEEQRQRFLKRINRPDKNWKFSVGDAKERGHWDDYRIAYEDALTHTSTDWAPWHVIPADHKWFTRLAVASLVQQKLESLDLAYPVLEENHLERLQEAKVMLESEEE
- a CDS encoding AtzE family amidohydrolase, which translates into the protein MSKPPDSLALAAAVKAGKLCAATVVEGALDDIATRDPALNCFTAVTAARARSQAQAIDTAVAAGENPGPLAGVPFAVKNLFDIAGLTTIAGAKLNQSHPPAVKDATAIARLQQAGAVLVGALNMDEYAYGFVTINAHYGTTPNPHDPTRMAGGSSGGSAAAVAAGLVPFSLGSDTNGSIRVPAALCGIYGLKPTYGRLSRAGSFLFSSSLDHVGPMARSLADLATIYDTMQGPDPGDPVCTQRPPVPVTPALTQGTEGLRIAQLGGHFERGMEPLVRKVLTEVLHALGVSAQVEFPETHRARAAAYIITACEGSQLHLERLRQSPMDFDPATRDRFLAGAMIPAAWYLQAQRLRRWYRDRVRDIFQPYDVLIAPTTPCVAPPLDQTILEIDGDTYPLRPHLGFYTQPLSFIGLPVLSVPIHRPGQLPVGVQLIAAPYQEAQLFRVAARLAENGMVRR
- a CDS encoding DUF4089 domain-containing protein, translated to MSAGPPDSTALTNYIDAIATSLGLSIPAEIKPGVVANVEHLWELAQPVLTFPLPDPVESAATFEP